From the genome of Ectobacillus sp. JY-23, one region includes:
- a CDS encoding D-alanyl-D-alanine carboxypeptidase family protein produces MGLLLMAPTAYASQPTITGQYAVSIDAKTGDILFDKNAHQRAFPASMTKVLTGILLLEHTKPGDRIAFSPKALAEEKSNYQIEFQPGETVDRDTALMILMVLSANDMSYAIAEHVSGSIEAFAKLMNEKAQELGAKESHFVTPNGLHNPDHYTTPYDMAMIGRMALRYPELLHAMRTQRTTVTTSNQTVSIFNKAKFFSDPQCVGAKTGFTNQARNTLVKIDRQGENEIVNVVMASHNPAIYEDMRLIANYAFPQFARQSVLDQQTWKQQVSYLDKSVSLELKQGYELSLKQGEGKNVEAVFKPLELHSDKLYNEGIHKGEVLGQVELRKNGQTVGNVEAVSKEDVAFEKPIIKKVTEKTEAYPLWVVLVGTGILLLTFVAIVAIRGRKRRVVVYRR; encoded by the coding sequence ATGGGGCTATTGCTTATGGCACCGACTGCATATGCAAGTCAGCCGACAATTACCGGACAATATGCAGTGTCAATTGATGCAAAGACGGGGGATATCCTCTTTGATAAAAATGCCCATCAACGTGCATTTCCAGCCAGTATGACCAAGGTGTTGACTGGGATTTTGCTGCTGGAGCACACAAAGCCAGGCGATCGCATTGCGTTTTCACCAAAGGCTTTAGCTGAAGAAAAAAGCAATTATCAAATTGAGTTTCAGCCTGGAGAGACAGTAGACCGAGATACAGCGCTGATGATTTTAATGGTACTGAGTGCAAATGATATGTCATATGCGATTGCGGAGCATGTTTCTGGCAGTATAGAAGCCTTTGCGAAGCTGATGAATGAGAAAGCACAAGAGCTTGGTGCTAAGGAGAGTCACTTTGTGACACCAAATGGCTTGCATAATCCAGATCATTACACAACGCCATATGATATGGCGATGATTGGACGCATGGCACTTCGCTATCCAGAATTGCTGCATGCGATGAGAACGCAGCGCACAACGGTTACAACATCTAATCAAACAGTTTCTATTTTCAATAAAGCAAAATTTTTCAGTGACCCTCAATGTGTAGGTGCAAAAACCGGGTTTACAAATCAAGCTCGCAATACGCTTGTGAAGATTGATCGCCAGGGTGAAAATGAAATTGTCAATGTTGTTATGGCGTCTCATAATCCGGCAATTTATGAAGATATGCGTTTAATCGCAAATTATGCATTTCCGCAGTTTGCTAGGCAAAGTGTATTAGATCAGCAAACATGGAAGCAGCAGGTTTCGTATTTGGACAAGTCTGTATCGCTAGAACTCAAGCAAGGGTATGAGCTGTCTCTAAAGCAAGGGGAAGGTAAAAATGTGGAGGCAGTGTTTAAGCCGCTTGAGCTGCATTCGGACAAATTGTATAACGAAGGCATTCACAAAGGTGAAGTGCTGGGACAGGTTGAGCTGCGTAAAAATGGACAAACGGTAGGCAATGTAGAAGCGGTGTCCAAAGAGGACGTGGCGTTTGAAAAGCCAATCATTAAAAAAGTAACGGAGAAGACGGAAGCGTACCCACTTTGGGTCGTGCTTGTCGGTACGGGAATTCTCCTGCTAACATTTGTGGCAATTGTGGCGATTCGAGGTAGAAAAAGAAGAGTGGTTGTATACAGGAGATGA
- a CDS encoding GNAT family N-acetyltransferase has translation MIQAYNKSSEEIIQAIRDVALICKEHDTLQGGLFLDTSLNFNSEINSMFLLYKDNKLVSFLSMFLPTSEAAEITAYTLPAYRKKGAFTQLLEQAVAELKKYSVSNMIFVCEPQSLDGIAAIHKLQATLDFSEYTLRYQISSRPTLSQNRRVALHVAVQQDLEALIALSQDVFEDSYEDARNIVMKSFTADNRVQYIAKLNGVLMGMGTVSFENNEASISGFGVSPHYQGQGLGKEILHCILEDLHGKGIEQITIDVHSTNQGAFHLYKACGFHVEATFHYYRKAVR, from the coding sequence GTGATCCAGGCATATAATAAATCCAGCGAAGAAATTATACAAGCCATTCGAGATGTTGCACTCATCTGTAAAGAGCATGATACGTTACAAGGAGGTTTATTTCTTGATACCTCGTTAAACTTTAATTCTGAGATTAACAGCATGTTTCTTCTTTATAAAGATAATAAGCTAGTAAGCTTTCTATCTATGTTTCTTCCGACAAGCGAAGCTGCGGAAATAACAGCCTATACACTGCCTGCTTACAGAAAAAAAGGAGCTTTTACACAATTACTAGAACAAGCGGTGGCAGAGCTAAAAAAGTATAGCGTATCTAACATGATTTTTGTTTGTGAACCGCAATCCCTTGATGGTATAGCGGCCATACATAAACTACAAGCTACCTTAGACTTTTCAGAGTATACGTTACGCTATCAAATATCGTCTCGTCCGACACTGTCTCAAAACCGAAGAGTCGCATTACACGTCGCCGTACAACAAGACCTGGAAGCCCTTATCGCTTTAAGTCAAGATGTGTTTGAGGATAGTTATGAGGATGCACGAAATATTGTGATGAAATCATTCACTGCGGACAATCGCGTCCAATATATCGCAAAACTGAACGGTGTTCTGATGGGTATGGGTACTGTAAGCTTTGAGAATAACGAGGCTTCTATATCCGGATTTGGCGTTTCACCGCACTATCAGGGCCAGGGACTGGGCAAAGAAATATTACATTGTATCTTAGAAGATCTGCATGGTAAAGGGATTGAACAAATTACAATTGACGTCCACAGCACCAACCAAGGCGCATTTCATCTATACAAAGCTTGCGGCTTTCATGTGGAGGCAACCTTCCATTACTATCGAAAAGCTGTACGATAA
- a CDS encoding DUF4047 domain-containing protein → MSKAPSRVGVKAAMLVCMFSLTCYAGSTVVSDTTAFFTSVEERAGKLKSAFVFPETTDALVKEAHSLGDVTLTHYNSVLATSTEGTLAEVEMKLQEVIQKQKMIAVNQITLRKQLEEAEGYFERAKQEPQVIDPRDRIVKVIDYVKPAYTEVRRIHNDVKTKVDIKKMQDIRNELEKRIKESKEKKQLQQEKDVQPEKTENLNSSNIINSNGQINAPLDVAPESKAKGEEQ, encoded by the coding sequence ATGAGCAAAGCCCCATCCCGAGTTGGAGTAAAAGCTGCGATGCTCGTATGCATGTTCTCGCTGACCTGCTATGCAGGCTCAACGGTTGTATCAGATACAACTGCTTTCTTTACAAGCGTGGAAGAGAGAGCTGGCAAGCTGAAAAGCGCCTTTGTGTTTCCTGAAACAACGGATGCTCTCGTAAAAGAGGCCCATAGCCTAGGTGATGTAACACTTACTCATTACAATAGTGTGTTAGCAACCTCTACTGAGGGTACATTAGCAGAAGTAGAGATGAAGCTGCAGGAAGTTATTCAAAAGCAAAAAATGATTGCGGTTAATCAAATTACTCTGCGAAAGCAACTGGAAGAAGCGGAAGGTTATTTTGAAAGAGCAAAGCAAGAGCCCCAAGTCATTGATCCACGTGATCGCATCGTAAAGGTAATAGACTATGTGAAGCCTGCGTATACGGAAGTTCGCCGAATACATAACGATGTTAAAACAAAGGTAGATATAAAAAAAATGCAAGATATAAGAAATGAGTTAGAAAAGAGAATTAAAGAATCAAAGGAAAAGAAACAACTACAGCAAGAGAAAGACGTACAGCCCGAAAAGACTGAAAATTTAAATTCATCTAATATTATAAACTCTAATGGGCAGATAAATGCGCCGTTGGATGTAGCTCCTGAATCAAAAGCGAAAGGGGAAGAACAATGA
- the sipW gene encoding signal peptidase I SipW, which translates to MKRAISFVSRVITVVMFACMLLLAYLAISSKITGGKPDVFGYEIKTVLSGSMEPTFYTGSIIAIKPVQSGTSYKPGDVITYKLQDGTLVTHRVKEVNAVGEEVMYVTKGDANDAADSEPVAHKNVVGSYKGFTIPYVGYAADYARSKTGSALLLIVPGILLLFHAVINILGALRQIDNKEPADSSR; encoded by the coding sequence ATGAAGCGTGCCATTTCGTTTGTCAGCCGCGTTATCACAGTTGTGATGTTTGCGTGCATGCTGCTCCTTGCGTATCTAGCCATTTCATCTAAAATCACAGGTGGCAAGCCAGATGTATTCGGATACGAGATCAAAACGGTGTTATCCGGTTCTATGGAGCCAACCTTTTATACAGGATCCATCATCGCCATTAAGCCAGTACAGTCTGGTACAAGCTATAAACCAGGCGATGTTATTACTTATAAATTGCAAGATGGTACATTGGTTACGCACCGTGTGAAAGAAGTGAATGCGGTCGGAGAAGAGGTAATGTATGTAACCAAGGGAGACGCCAATGATGCTGCGGATTCAGAGCCGGTTGCTCATAAAAATGTCGTCGGGTCTTACAAAGGCTTTACGATTCCTTATGTGGGATATGCCGCGGATTACGCACGCTCTAAAACGGGTTCAGCATTATTGTTGATTGTCCCCGGCATTTTACTCTTATTTCATGCAGTCATCAATATTTTGGGTGCATTGCGTCAAATTGACAACAAGGAACCTGCAGACTCATCAAGGTAA
- a CDS encoding TasA family protein, protein MSLKQKLGMGIASAALGLSLIGGGTVAYFSDTVETSNTFAAGTLDLSVDPEVIIDVDKIKPGDEMERAFQLVNNGTLKIKDVHLLSNYEVIDAKGDNDGADFGEHIKVEFLWNLDKNTVPVFETTLAELKAATAEGKGIDLVDKGVVQYEGQGLAPGKDDTFYVKFSFVDNQEDQNVFQGDQLKLNWTFNATQGKPNPEK, encoded by the coding sequence ATGAGTTTAAAACAAAAACTTGGTATGGGTATTGCATCCGCAGCTCTTGGTCTATCTTTAATCGGAGGCGGAACGGTTGCATACTTTAGCGATACAGTTGAGACGAGCAACACATTCGCTGCTGGAACATTAGATTTGAGCGTAGATCCTGAAGTAATCATTGATGTTGACAAAATCAAGCCAGGCGATGAAATGGAGCGCGCGTTCCAACTAGTTAACAATGGTACGTTAAAAATTAAAGATGTGCACTTACTTTCTAACTATGAAGTAATTGACGCAAAAGGTGACAACGATGGTGCAGACTTTGGTGAGCACATTAAAGTTGAGTTCTTATGGAACCTAGATAAAAATACAGTACCTGTATTTGAAACAACTTTAGCAGAGCTAAAGGCAGCAACTGCTGAAGGCAAAGGTATCGATTTAGTTGATAAAGGTGTTGTACAATACGAAGGCCAAGGTCTTGCACCTGGTAAAGACGACACATTCTATGTGAAGTTTAGCTTCGTTGACAATCAAGAAGACCAAAACGTGTTCCAAGGCGACCAGTTGAAATTGAACTGGACGTTCAATGCAACACAAGGTAAACCTAATCCTGAAAAGTAA
- a CDS encoding helix-turn-helix domain-containing protein: MIGERIKRLRLQRGISLTELAEKAGVAKSYISSIERNLQKNPSIQFLEKISSVLRVPLDSLLYDKSFEEQDLDSEWTQLVKDAMSSGVSKEQFREFLEFNKWRAEKK; the protein is encoded by the coding sequence ATGATCGGCGAACGTATTAAAAGACTGCGCCTACAGCGCGGCATTTCATTAACGGAATTGGCAGAAAAAGCAGGTGTGGCCAAATCGTATATAAGCTCAATTGAGAGAAATTTACAAAAAAATCCGTCTATTCAATTTTTAGAAAAAATCTCATCCGTATTGCGTGTGCCATTGGATTCTCTACTGTACGACAAATCTTTTGAGGAACAAGATTTAGATTCCGAATGGACACAACTGGTAAAAGACGCTATGAGCTCTGGCGTATCCAAAGAGCAGTTTCGTGAGTTTTTGGAGTTTAATAAATGGCGTGCAGAAAAGAAGTAA
- a CDS encoding anti-repressor SinI family protein, protein MEIKSANVLDNEWIDLIVMALDLGIDPQEIRIFLESLAQ, encoded by the coding sequence TTGGAAATTAAGTCGGCGAATGTACTCGATAACGAATGGATTGATTTGATAGTAATGGCATTAGATTTGGGAATAGATCCACAAGAAATTCGTATCTTTCTGGAGTCCCTCGCACAATAA
- a CDS encoding immune inhibitor A domain-containing protein, with protein sequence MLSCTFGFGGTAQAANTVGESSPIDQHLIQEDRLIKALKDRGVISKNASQKDALKAAEKYVDKKRGEKPSTVTSAEVSAFVNQVKAANEKAKEKAKKSLSNASKSPVAGPGKDGLIPTKPAKQADYNGAVRTDKVLVLLAEFSDFKHNNIDKEPGYLWSEDFSQEHYEKMLFGDEEFELFDGSKIQTFKQYYEEQSGGSYTVDGTVTPWLTVPGTAKEYGDDNPAGGHDNLTPKGPRDFVKDALNAAVASGIDLAEFDQFDQYDLDGDGNQNEPDGLIDHLMVVHAGVGQEAGGGKLGDDAIWSHRWTVGNSPYRIDGTTAKVPYWGGKVAAFDYTIEPEDGAVGVFAHEYGHDLGLPDEYDTQYTGQGEPVQSWSIMSGGSWAGKIAGTQPTSFSPQNKEFFQKTIGGNWANILEVNYADLKKPGFFSYLDQSVTKSKNPGIIRVNLPDKEVKGIAPGFGQKYYYSQKGDDLHTTLTTPVFDLTNATSATFDYKAWYEVEFDYDYVHVNVVDEAGNVLKQDIDVIGDENTENGFETSKGLWVDKSYDLSEFAGKKVKLTFDYVTDGGLAPNGFAMDNLTLTVNGQVAFTDDAEGDVKVALDGFVVSNGFEKKKHYYYLEWRNYAGADVALQYGRGPVYNTGMVVWYADDSYLDNWVGVHPGEGFLGVVDSHPEAIVGTLNGKPSVAQSTRFQIADAAFSYDRTPAWYVNSPTRGIFDYKGLPGVTKFDDSKSYMNALIPDAGRKVPKYGLSFRVIGEAKDNSAGAILIEKK encoded by the coding sequence ATGCTCAGCTGCACGTTTGGTTTTGGAGGGACGGCGCAAGCAGCTAACACTGTTGGGGAATCAAGCCCAATCGATCAACACCTAATCCAAGAGGATCGCTTAATTAAAGCATTAAAAGATCGCGGTGTAATTAGCAAAAACGCGAGCCAAAAAGATGCTTTGAAAGCAGCAGAAAAATATGTGGATAAAAAGCGCGGGGAAAAGCCATCTACGGTAACATCTGCTGAAGTATCTGCATTTGTTAACCAAGTGAAGGCTGCGAATGAAAAAGCGAAGGAAAAAGCAAAAAAATCACTTAGCAATGCATCAAAATCACCAGTTGCTGGTCCAGGTAAAGATGGATTAATTCCAACCAAACCTGCGAAGCAAGCAGATTATAATGGTGCTGTTCGTACAGATAAAGTTCTTGTATTGCTAGCAGAGTTTTCTGATTTCAAGCACAATAACATCGACAAAGAGCCTGGCTATCTTTGGTCTGAAGACTTCAGTCAGGAGCACTACGAAAAAATGCTGTTTGGCGATGAAGAATTCGAGCTTTTTGATGGCTCTAAAATACAAACATTTAAGCAGTATTATGAAGAACAATCCGGTGGTAGCTACACAGTAGACGGAACTGTTACACCTTGGCTTACAGTACCTGGTACAGCGAAAGAGTACGGTGATGATAACCCGGCTGGCGGTCATGACAACTTAACACCAAAAGGTCCTCGTGACTTCGTTAAAGATGCGTTAAACGCTGCAGTTGCGTCTGGTATCGACTTAGCGGAGTTTGACCAGTTCGACCAATATGATCTTGATGGTGACGGCAACCAAAATGAGCCGGACGGCTTAATTGACCACTTGATGGTTGTACACGCTGGTGTTGGACAAGAAGCGGGTGGCGGTAAGCTTGGCGACGACGCAATCTGGTCTCACCGTTGGACAGTTGGTAACTCGCCTTATAGAATCGATGGAACGACTGCCAAAGTTCCTTACTGGGGCGGTAAAGTTGCAGCATTTGATTATACAATTGAGCCTGAAGACGGCGCGGTTGGTGTATTTGCGCATGAATATGGTCATGATTTAGGTCTTCCGGATGAGTATGACACGCAGTATACGGGTCAAGGTGAGCCTGTTCAGTCTTGGTCCATTATGAGTGGTGGTAGCTGGGCTGGTAAAATTGCCGGTACACAGCCAACAAGCTTCTCGCCGCAAAATAAAGAGTTTTTCCAAAAAACAATTGGCGGCAACTGGGCTAACATTTTAGAAGTAAACTATGCAGACCTTAAAAAGCCGGGCTTCTTCTCTTACCTGGATCAAAGTGTTACAAAATCTAAAAATCCTGGTATCATCCGCGTGAACCTGCCTGACAAAGAAGTAAAAGGCATTGCACCAGGATTTGGCCAAAAGTATTACTACAGCCAAAAAGGTGATGACCTTCATACGACGTTGACGACACCTGTGTTCGATTTAACGAACGCAACTTCTGCTACATTTGACTATAAAGCATGGTACGAAGTTGAATTTGATTACGATTATGTACATGTGAATGTAGTGGACGAGGCAGGAAATGTTCTGAAACAAGATATTGATGTGATTGGTGACGAAAACACTGAAAACGGATTTGAAACCTCTAAAGGCTTATGGGTAGACAAGTCTTATGACTTAAGCGAATTTGCTGGCAAGAAAGTAAAGCTTACGTTCGATTACGTAACTGACGGCGGTTTAGCACCTAACGGCTTTGCAATGGATAACTTAACATTGACAGTGAATGGACAAGTTGCATTTACTGATGATGCAGAAGGCGATGTAAAAGTAGCATTAGATGGTTTCGTTGTTTCCAACGGCTTTGAAAAGAAAAAACACTACTACTACTTGGAGTGGAGAAACTATGCAGGTGCTGACGTAGCGCTTCAATACGGCCGCGGTCCTGTATATAACACAGGTATGGTAGTATGGTATGCAGATGACAGCTACCTAGATAACTGGGTTGGTGTACATCCGGGCGAAGGCTTCCTAGGTGTAGTAGACTCTCACCCTGAAGCAATTGTAGGTACATTAAATGGCAAGCCGTCTGTTGCACAAAGCACACGCTTCCAAATCGCGGACGCTGCGTTCTCTTACGACAGAACACCGGCTTGGTACGTGAACTCTCCAACACGTGGTATCTTTGATTACAAAGGTCTGCCTGGTGTGACGAAGTTCGATGATTCTAAATCTTACATGAATGCATTGATTCCTGATGCAGGACGTAAAGTACCAAAGTATGGTCTATCCTTCCGCGTAATTGGCGAAGCAAAAGACAACTCTGCAGGTGCAATCTTGATTGAAAAGAAATAA
- a CDS encoding aldehyde dehydrogenase, producing the protein MIQELIARQRAYYHSGQTRALSIRLLQLQKLYDGIQKYEAKILDALKQDLNKSQFEAYVTEIGYTLKEISFVKKRLGRWMKPQKVKGTLLQAGGRGRIVPEPYGVTLIIAPWNYPFQLAMAPLIGAIAAGNTAIVKPSELTPHVSAVIAELLREVYAEEYIAVVEGGVETSTELLAQPVDHIFFTGSVAVGKIVMEAAAKRLTPVTLELGGKSPCIVHDDANLAVAARRIVWGKFVNAGQTCVAPDYVYVHKHVKDKLIALIKEEIQKQYANPLQGAGYVRIVSERHFQRLSSFLTNGTVLVGGKVNEEKWIIEPTLLGNVTWDDAVMQEEIFGPILPIFEYEDLDRVIQTILQHPKPLALYAFTESKRVEDEIVTRISYGGGCINDTIFHLGSPYLPFGGVGESGMGSYHGEYSFRAFSHYKSVLRQSSKFDLKFRYYPSESALKFIRKLLK; encoded by the coding sequence ATGATACAGGAGCTAATTGCACGGCAACGAGCATATTATCATAGTGGGCAAACACGTGCGCTGTCAATTCGATTGTTGCAGCTGCAAAAACTATATGATGGCATTCAAAAATATGAAGCAAAAATTTTAGATGCTTTAAAGCAAGATTTAAATAAATCACAATTCGAAGCGTATGTAACAGAGATTGGATATACGCTAAAAGAAATTTCTTTTGTGAAAAAGCGCTTGGGACGCTGGATGAAGCCGCAAAAGGTGAAAGGAACACTGCTACAGGCAGGGGGAAGAGGGCGAATTGTACCTGAGCCTTATGGTGTTACGCTAATTATTGCACCTTGGAATTATCCATTTCAATTGGCAATGGCTCCTCTGATTGGTGCGATTGCAGCCGGAAATACAGCGATTGTGAAGCCATCTGAACTTACACCTCATGTATCTGCTGTAATTGCAGAATTGCTGCGCGAAGTATACGCTGAGGAATACATTGCAGTCGTAGAGGGAGGCGTAGAAACAAGTACAGAATTACTAGCGCAGCCAGTTGACCATATCTTCTTCACGGGTAGCGTGGCGGTGGGTAAAATTGTCATGGAAGCAGCTGCGAAACGCTTGACACCTGTGACCTTAGAGCTCGGCGGAAAAAGTCCGTGTATTGTTCATGACGATGCCAATCTAGCAGTAGCAGCACGCCGTATTGTCTGGGGAAAATTTGTTAACGCTGGTCAAACATGTGTGGCACCGGACTATGTGTATGTGCACAAGCATGTTAAAGACAAGTTGATTGCGCTTATAAAGGAAGAAATACAAAAGCAATATGCAAATCCGTTGCAGGGCGCGGGGTATGTACGCATTGTCAGCGAACGACATTTTCAGCGCCTATCCTCATTTTTAACAAACGGCACTGTACTTGTAGGCGGCAAAGTAAATGAAGAAAAATGGATTATTGAGCCGACGCTATTAGGAAATGTAACGTGGGATGACGCAGTGATGCAAGAGGAGATTTTTGGACCGATTTTGCCGATATTTGAGTATGAAGACTTAGATCGTGTAATCCAAACCATATTGCAGCATCCCAAGCCCCTCGCATTATATGCTTTCACAGAAAGCAAGCGTGTAGAAGATGAGATTGTCACACGCATTTCCTATGGCGGCGGTTGTATCAACGACACTATTTTTCATCTTGGTTCGCCGTACTTGCCGTTTGGAGGGGTTGGAGAAAGCGGGATGGGTAGCTATCACGGCGAGTATAGCTTCCGGGCATTTTCCCATTATAAAAGCGTGTTGCGTCAATCAAGCAAGTTCGATTTGAAATTTCGTTATTATCCGAGTGAAAGTGCTTTAAAATTCATCCGAAAATTGTTAAAATAA
- a CDS encoding ABC transporter ATP-binding protein, with the protein MKDMITITEVQKRFGDQVIIPPLSLDIKEGEFLTILGPSGCGKTTLLRMIAGFEAPTEGTISLAGESIQNLPPYKRDMNLVFQHYALFPHMNVEQNIRFGLKMKKVSESEQKERAAEAMRLTQLTEFKKRKPSQLSGGQQQRVAIARAIVNNPKVLLLDEPLGALDFKLRKDLQRELKNLQRRLGITFIYVTHDQEEAMSMSDRIAVMNQGRIEQLGTPREIYNNPSTLFVATFIGENNIFADGFAVRPEKVQVTKEMREGYRTGQIEDTEFVGDAEKLYIRSGKDLITAYDNNLWRAGDTVYVGWHKEDEVTLR; encoded by the coding sequence ATGAAAGATATGATTACAATTACAGAGGTACAAAAACGCTTTGGCGATCAAGTCATTATTCCGCCCTTGTCTTTAGATATCAAGGAAGGGGAATTTCTTACAATTTTAGGCCCGAGCGGCTGTGGTAAAACGACGCTGCTTCGTATGATTGCAGGCTTTGAAGCGCCAACCGAGGGAACAATTTCGCTTGCAGGTGAATCTATTCAGAATTTACCGCCGTACAAACGCGATATGAATCTTGTGTTTCAGCACTATGCCTTATTTCCGCATATGAATGTGGAACAAAACATTCGTTTTGGACTTAAAATGAAAAAAGTATCTGAATCAGAGCAAAAAGAGCGTGCGGCGGAAGCGATGCGTCTCACGCAGCTAACAGAATTCAAAAAGCGCAAACCGTCTCAACTTTCAGGCGGACAGCAGCAGCGCGTAGCCATTGCCCGTGCTATTGTCAATAATCCTAAGGTGCTTCTGTTAGACGAACCATTAGGTGCCCTTGATTTTAAGTTGCGTAAAGACTTGCAGCGTGAGCTGAAGAATTTACAACGACGCCTCGGCATCACGTTCATTTACGTTACCCATGACCAAGAAGAAGCGATGAGCATGAGCGATCGCATTGCGGTCATGAACCAGGGACGTATCGAACAGCTTGGCACACCGCGTGAAATTTATAACAATCCAAGCACCCTGTTTGTGGCAACATTCATTGGCGAGAACAACATTTTCGCAGATGGGTTTGCAGTCCGTCCGGAAAAGGTACAGGTCACTAAAGAAATGCGAGAAGGGTATCGCACTGGGCAAATAGAAGACACGGAGTTTGTCGGCGATGCGGAAAAGCTATATATCCGCAGCGGTAAGGATTTAATTACGGCCTATGACAACAACTTGTGGCGTGCCGGTGATACGGTGTATGTAGGATGGCACAAAGAAGATGAGGTGACGTTGCGTTGA
- a CDS encoding ABC transporter permease: MKKGKWLAAPAIIWLLLFFLVPLLFVMAFSFFQRGTYGEVVTSLTFENVTRVFQSLYIKVLWETVKVAVITTILCLLIGYPFAYTVTIVDRKWQSTLLLLVTIPFWINFLVRSYAWIVILRSQGLVNTVLLQLGIINEPLSLLYNTPAVILGMVYSLLPFMVLPIYASIEQLDKRKLEAAYDLGATPLRAFWNVTLPLTMPGVATGSVLVFVSSIGMFVVSDVLGGSKVSLIGNVIQNQFLGARDWPFGSALSLVLVLSTILLIYLYYRVAYYRGKR, translated from the coding sequence TTGAAAAAGGGGAAATGGTTAGCGGCACCGGCCATTATTTGGTTGCTGCTGTTCTTTCTCGTACCACTCCTTTTTGTCATGGCATTTTCTTTTTTTCAAAGAGGTACATACGGGGAAGTTGTTACATCACTTACCTTTGAAAATGTGACGCGTGTATTTCAGTCATTATACATAAAGGTATTGTGGGAAACTGTTAAGGTAGCTGTTATTACAACAATTCTTTGTTTATTAATTGGTTATCCGTTTGCGTATACCGTTACGATTGTAGACCGCAAATGGCAATCCACGTTGCTTCTGTTGGTTACGATTCCGTTTTGGATTAACTTTTTGGTGCGCTCCTATGCATGGATTGTCATTTTACGTTCACAAGGCTTGGTGAACACAGTCCTTTTACAACTGGGTATTATCAACGAGCCGCTCAGCTTGCTGTATAATACACCGGCCGTGATTTTAGGTATGGTATATTCTTTACTGCCGTTTATGGTACTGCCGATTTATGCTTCTATTGAACAGCTGGATAAACGTAAACTAGAAGCTGCATACGATTTGGGAGCAACGCCGCTACGTGCTTTCTGGAACGTCACACTGCCTCTTACCATGCCAGGAGTTGCGACAGGTTCTGTGCTTGTCTTCGTTTCTTCCATCGGTATGTTTGTCGTATCAGATGTGCTCGGGGGCTCTAAAGTGTCTTTAATTGGAAATGTCATTCAAAATCAGTTCTTAGGTGCACGTGATTGGCCATTTGGCTCGGCCTTATCACTAGTACTTGTGCTAAGCACGATTTTGCTCATTTATTTGTACTACCGCGTTGCGTATTATAGGGGGAAACGATGA
- a CDS encoding ABC transporter permease, whose translation MKKFLISYSWLVLLFLYLPMMVLVAYSFNDSRINAEWKGFTLHWYSDVLQNPDVLSAFVNSLLIAFVTTLVATVLGTLFALALHRYTYRFKGALDGLVYLPILVPDILMGLSLLILFSQIGLELGKTTIIIAHITFSISFVVVIVSARLASMGRELEEAANDLGASPWQTFRYVTLPSLMPGVISAALLTFTLSIDDFVISFFVSGPGSTTLPLYIYSMVKRGITPEINALSTILIVIIVALMLLSQVFQKDKSGRLPL comes from the coding sequence ATGAAAAAATTTCTGATCAGCTATTCTTGGCTTGTGTTGCTGTTTTTGTATTTGCCGATGATGGTACTGGTCGCGTATTCTTTCAATGATTCGCGTATCAACGCTGAGTGGAAAGGATTTACGCTGCATTGGTACAGCGATGTGCTACAAAACCCAGATGTACTTAGCGCGTTTGTGAATAGCTTGCTTATCGCATTTGTTACAACACTTGTTGCAACAGTTCTGGGTACGCTATTTGCACTGGCGCTTCACCGATATACGTATCGCTTCAAGGGCGCCCTAGATGGGTTGGTATATTTGCCGATTCTTGTTCCCGATATTTTAATGGGGCTTTCTCTTCTCATCCTGTTCAGTCAAATTGGACTGGAACTTGGCAAAACGACCATTATAATTGCGCATATTACATTTAGTATCTCATTTGTCGTTGTTATTGTGTCCGCACGTCTTGCTAGCATGGGGAGGGAGTTAGAAGAAGCGGCGAATGACCTTGGTGCTTCTCCTTGGCAAACGTTTCGTTATGTAACGTTGCCATCGCTAATGCCAGGTGTCATTTCAGCGGCCTTGTTAACATTCACATTGTCCATTGATGATTTTGTCATTAGTTTTTTCGTATCAGGTCCGGGCTCAACAACGTTGCCACTGTATATTTACAGTATGGTAAAGCGCGGTATTACCCCGGAAATCAACGCCTTATCAACAATTTTAATTGTAATTATTGTTGCGTTGATGCTGTTATCGCAAGTATTTCAAAAAGACAAAAGCGGCAGATTGCCGCTGTAA